One genomic window of Roseateles sp. DAIF2 includes the following:
- a CDS encoding peptide chain release factor 3, which yields MSADSPIASRIDSEVRRRRTFAIISHPDAGKTTLTEKLLLFSGAIQIAGSVKARKASRHATSDWMEIEKQRGISVASSVMQMEYRDCVINLLDTPGHQDFSEDTYRVLTAVDAALMVIDAANGVEPQTRRLLQVCRARNTPILTFVNKMDREVKDPLALMDEIEQELGMTVVPFTWPVGMGKHFHGVMDLRQQRMRVFSPGEDRVAGTEEVLEGLDNPAYAERFGMQYENAQGEIELVREAAPAFELEDFLGGQQTPMFFGSAVNNFGVQEVLDALVELAPAPAERTAMQRVVKPEEAKFSGVVFKIQANMDPAHRDRIAFLRVASGHFERGMRLKVVRSGKELRPNTVVSFLSQRRELLDEAFAGDIIGIPNHGVLQLGDTITEGEALQFTGLPFFAPEMFRSVEVADPLKTKQLREGLRQLGEEGAIQVFRPEAGSVLLLGAVGQLQFEVVAHRLEHEYGVKARVMAARYNVARWVTCDEADGGEKELRRFIDHNAHRVAWDAVNAPTVLLEYAGELRAMQENWPKIKFHALREHAGLVFQQKIDG from the coding sequence ATGTCCGCCGATAGTCCCATCGCCTCGCGCATCGACAGCGAAGTCCGTCGCCGCCGCACCTTCGCGATCATCTCCCACCCCGACGCGGGCAAGACCACGCTGACCGAGAAGCTGCTGCTGTTCTCCGGCGCGATCCAGATCGCCGGCTCGGTGAAGGCGCGCAAGGCCAGCCGCCATGCAACCTCGGACTGGATGGAGATCGAAAAGCAGCGCGGCATCTCGGTGGCTTCCTCGGTGATGCAGATGGAGTACCGCGACTGCGTGATCAATCTGCTGGACACCCCGGGCCACCAGGATTTCTCGGAAGACACCTACCGCGTGCTGACCGCGGTGGACGCGGCCCTGATGGTGATCGACGCGGCCAACGGCGTGGAGCCGCAGACCCGGCGCCTGCTGCAGGTCTGCCGCGCCCGCAACACGCCGATCCTGACCTTCGTCAACAAGATGGACCGCGAGGTCAAGGACCCGCTGGCGCTGATGGACGAGATCGAGCAGGAGCTGGGCATGACCGTCGTGCCCTTCACCTGGCCGGTCGGCATGGGCAAGCATTTCCACGGCGTGATGGACCTGCGCCAGCAGCGCATGCGCGTGTTCTCGCCCGGCGAGGACCGCGTCGCCGGCACCGAGGAAGTGCTGGAAGGCCTGGACAACCCCGCCTATGCCGAGCGCTTCGGCATGCAGTACGAGAACGCGCAGGGCGAGATCGAGCTGGTCCGCGAGGCCGCACCGGCCTTCGAGCTGGAGGACTTCCTGGGCGGCCAGCAGACGCCGATGTTCTTCGGCTCCGCGGTCAACAACTTCGGCGTGCAGGAGGTGCTGGACGCCCTGGTCGAGCTGGCCCCGGCGCCGGCCGAGCGCACGGCGATGCAGCGCGTCGTCAAGCCCGAGGAAGCCAAGTTCAGCGGCGTGGTGTTCAAGATCCAGGCGAACATGGACCCGGCGCACCGCGACCGCATCGCGTTCCTGCGCGTGGCCTCCGGCCATTTCGAGCGCGGCATGCGCCTGAAGGTCGTGCGCAGCGGCAAGGAGCTGCGCCCCAACACCGTCGTGAGCTTCCTGTCGCAGCGCCGCGAGCTGCTGGACGAGGCCTTTGCCGGCGACATCATCGGCATCCCCAACCATGGCGTGCTGCAGCTGGGCGACACCATCACCGAGGGCGAGGCCCTGCAGTTCACCGGCCTGCCCTTCTTCGCGCCGGAAATGTTCCGCAGCGTCGAGGTCGCCGACCCGCTGAAGACCAAGCAGCTGCGCGAGGGCCTGCGCCAGCTCGGCGAGGAAGGTGCGATCCAGGTGTTCCGCCCCGAGGCCGGCAGCGTGCTGCTGCTGGGCGCGGTCGGCCAGCTGCAGTTCGAGGTGGTCGCGCACCGCCTGGAGCATGAGTACGGCGTCAAGGCCCGTGTCATGGCGGCGCGCTACAACGTCGCGCGCTGGGTCACCTGCGACGAGGCGGATGGTGGCGAGAAGGAGCTGCGCCGCTTCATCGATCACAACGCCCACCGCGTCGCCTGGGACGCGGTCAACGCGCCCACCGTGCTGCTGGAATACGCCGGCGAACTGCGCGCGATGCAGGAGAACTGGCCCAAGATCAAGTTCCACGCGCTGCGCGAGCATGCGGGGCTGGTGTTCCAGCAGAA